The window CGATTGCGGAACATGTAGTAATCTTTACGTGGATTCCCCGGTCGTGTCAAGAGTTATGTGTAAGAGTCTGTGTACGGGGGGCATACCGCTCCTGAAGCATCTTCTCCAGCACCTCCTTCACCTCCGAGAACCCCTTTAGTTTCCGTTCTGCCCACCTCCCTTCCTGCCTCTCCGACTCCAGGTAAAGAAGCTTGTACACCGCCTCTTCCTTAGGAAACTTGTGGTCCCGCACCTTCGTCCCACGCCGCACTTCCCGGATAAACCGCTCCATCAGGTTGGTGCTCCGCAGGTACGGCCAAAGCACCTTGGGGTACCCGTAGAACCGCAGGAAG is drawn from Thermus sp. LT1-2-5 and contains these coding sequences:
- a CDS encoding transposase → FLRFYGYPKVLWPYLRSTNLMERFIREVRRGTKVRDHKFPKEEAVYKLLYLESERQEGRWAERKLKGFSEVKEVLEKMLQERYAPRTQTLTHNS